The Pyxidicoccus sp. MSG2 DNA segment GTGGTGTGGGGCACGGAGACGGACACCGGGGACCTGCACGGCAAGCCGGTGCACCAGGGGGACACGTCCGCGCTGACGCCCGAGCTGCTGGACGCAACGCTCGCGCGCTTCGTGGGCTGGCAGGAGCAGGTGCCGCCGGCGACGAGCGCGAAGAAGGTGGGAGGAGAGCCGGCGTACCGCAAGGCGCACCGGGGCGAGGTGGTGGAATTGCCACCGTCCCGCGTGTACCTGCACCAGGCGCGCTGGCTGTCCCATGCACTGCCGCACTCGAGCCGGCTGTTGCTGACCTGCCGTGGTGGCTACTACGTGCGCGCCCTCGCAAGGGACGTGGGCCAGGTGCTCGGCTGTGGCGCGCACCTGTCGGCCCTGAAGCGCACCGCGATTGGTCCGTGGGAAGACCCACCGCCCGGGCAGCGGGTCGGACTGCACGGTCGCGAGCTTCTTCCCTGGAGCCGAGCGCGCCCGCTGACGGACCACGAGGTCGGCGAACTGCGGCGCGAGCGAGGCATCCCCACGGACGCAACCTGGCCCCCGGACTGGAGACCGCCGCCGGGCTTCCCCGACCCGGAGGCCCCGGTGAGAGGCTTTCACC contains these protein-coding regions:
- the truB gene encoding tRNA pseudouridine(55) synthase TruB, with translation MTPGIYRVHKPVGPTSFSVVQSFLEETRAKPGKRVPVCHGGTLDPFAEGLLLVLVGGATRLFELLHAVPKTYEAEVVWGTETDTGDLHGKPVHQGDTSALTPELLDATLARFVGWQEQVPPATSAKKVGGEPAYRKAHRGEVVELPPSRVYLHQARWLSHALPHSSRLLLTCRGGYYVRALARDVGQVLGCGAHLSALKRTAIGPWEDPPPGQRVGLHGRELLPWSRARPLTDHEVGELRRERGIPTDATWPPDWRPPPGFPDPEAPVRGFHQGRLTFLLRERDGALWSETELRGGL